The Planifilum fulgidum DNA segment AGCTCGGCCTCCACTACATGGGCCCCTTTTCCTTTTCCGTATTTCGTTTCGGCCTCGGCTCCCTCATCCTCATCGGACTCATCTTGCTGAAAAGAAACCCTTCCGTCACCGCCAGGGATCTTCCCGCCCTGCTTCTGCTGGGTCTTATGATGACCACCGCCACTTTTTCCTTTTGGATGGTCGGCATGCGTCACGTGTCCGCGGGAACCGCGGCGCTGATCGCCTACACGATGCCCATGTGGACGATGCTTCTCGCCCACCGGTTCCTGGATGAACCCCTGACCGTCCAAAAAGGAGCGGGACTTGTGGCCGGTCTGGGGGGACTCGCCCTGATCGCCGGCCCTTCGGCGGCCTCGGGACAGGATCTGCTCGGCGCCTTCCTCGTTCTCTTGGGCTCCATCTCCTGGGCCGCCAGCAACGTGCTGACCAAGGCGCGCTTTTCCAACCGCGACATGCTGGCGGTCACGGGCATCCAGATGTTTTTCGGGGCCGCCGGGCTGTTCCTCCTCACCCTGTTCTTCGAACCGTCCCCGCTTCCAAAGCGGTGGACAACGGAGCTGATCGCCCTCATCCTCTTCACCGGCATTCTGGCCTCCGCCTTCAGCTTCTTCGCGTGGTTTTACGCCCTCTCCCGCCTTCCGGCCGGAAAGACCGCCTTCTCGGTGCTGCTCGTCCCCGTCTTCGCCCTGCTGTTCGACTGGCTTCAGATGGACGAACCGGTCACCTGGGAGACGGCCGCCGGATGCATCCTCGTGTTGACCGGAATCGCCCTGGTTCAGCGTTCGGAGGAGGCAAAAAAAGCCCCTCCCCGAAACGCGGAAAAAACGGCTCGGGAATGAGCGGGATGCGCCACCTTTCAGATGAGCGGCAATCCCGTTATTTGCGCC contains these protein-coding regions:
- a CDS encoding DMT family transporter, encoding MSANNRAAYLLLLAVTVIWGYTWVAQKLGLHYMGPFSFSVFRFGLGSLILIGLILLKRNPSVTARDLPALLLLGLMMTTATFSFWMVGMRHVSAGTAALIAYTMPMWTMLLAHRFLDEPLTVQKGAGLVAGLGGLALIAGPSAASGQDLLGAFLVLLGSISWAASNVLTKARFSNRDMLAVTGIQMFFGAAGLFLLTLFFEPSPLPKRWTTELIALILFTGILASAFSFFAWFYALSRLPAGKTAFSVLLVPVFALLFDWLQMDEPVTWETAAGCILVLTGIALVQRSEEAKKAPPRNAEKTARE